Proteins co-encoded in one Phalacrocorax carbo chromosome 5, bPhaCar2.1, whole genome shotgun sequence genomic window:
- the RAB3GAP1 gene encoding rab3 GTPase-activating protein catalytic subunit isoform X1 — translation MAADSEPESEVFEITDFTTASEWERFISKIEEVLNDWKLIGISSGKPLEKGVYTTGTWEEKSDEISFADFRFSVTHHYLVQEPSDKDGKEELVEDALPLPMQDLLCMSNDFPPRAHCLVRWYGLREFVVIAPAANNDAVLSESKCNLLLSSISIALGNTGCQVPLFVQIHHKWRRMYVGECQGPGVRTDFEMVHLRKVPNQYIHLSGLLDVFKSKIGCPLTPLPPVSMAIRLTYVLQDWQQYFWPQQPPDIDALVGGEVGGLEFGKLPFGACEDPISELHLATTWPHLTEGIIVDNDVYSDLDPIQAPQWSVRVRKADNPQCLLGDFLTEFFKLCRRKESTDEILGKSAFEEEGKEVADITHALSKLTEPAPVPIHKLSVTNMVHSAKKKIRKHRGVDESPLNNEVLNAILLFLFPDAADKLADGFESRMSSSAGNNPPPENEDYNLFSQFKSAPSDSLTYKLALCLCMINFYHGGVKGVAHLWQEFVLEMRYRWENNYLIPGLANGPPDLRCCLLHQKLQMLNCCIERKKARDEGKRGNTSDRSPGGTSGDAGKGADHSGDNPDKEKEVGKSWESWSDSEEEFFECLSDTEDLKGNGQDNGKKGGAKEGNKEAVNLKPEGRLHPHGKLMLLHPGEPLYIPITQEPAPMTEDLLEEQSEVLAKLGTSAEGAHLRARMQSACLLSDMESFKAANPGCCLEDFVRWYSPRDYIEEEVVDEKGNIVIKGELSARMKIPSNMWVEAWETAKPVPARRQKRLFDDTREAEKVLHYLAVQKPADLARHLLPCIIHAAVLKVKEEEALEDISSVKKIIKQIISHSSKVLRFANPEDKKLEEIITQIMSVEAIIARARSLKAKFGVEKCENEEEKEDLQRFVNCLLEQPEVSVIGAGRGPAGSIIHKLFVNAQRASAVPPLDEELRRAGSSEERRLNAGAVSDFPPPTGREVILRATVPRPAPYSKPLPQRMYSVLTKEDFRLAGAFSADTTFF, via the exons ATGGCGGCCGACAGCGAA CCCGAGTCGGAGGTGTTCGAGATCACGGACTTCACCACCGCCTCCGAGTGGGAGAG GTTTATTTCAAAAATAGAAGAAGTATTGAATGACTGGAAACTTATTGGGATTTCTTCAGGCAAACCTCTAGAAAAG GGTGTATACACCACAGGAACATGGGAAGAGAAATCAGATGAAATTTCATTTGCCGACTTCAGATTCTCAGTTACCCATCATTACCTTGTACAAGAACCCAGTGACAAAGATGGGAAAGAAGAACTGGTAGAAG atgcCCTTCCTCTGCCTATGCAGGACTTGCTGTGCATGAGCAATGACTTTCCTCCTAGAGCTCACTGTCTGGTAAGATG GTATGGCTTACGTGAGTTTGTGGTTATTGCTCCGGCTGCAAATAACGACGCAGTTCTTAGTGAGTCCAAATGTAACCTTTTGCTGAGTTCCATTTCCATTGCATTAGGAAACACTGGCTG TCAGGTACCACTGTTTGTGCAAATACATCATAAATGGCGACGAATGTATGTTGGAGAATGTCAGGGTCCAGGAGTTCGAACTGACTTCGAAATGGTTCATCTTCGCAAAGTGCCAAATCAGTATATTCATTTATCTGGATTACTAGATGTCTTCAAATCCAAGATT GGATGCCCGTTAACACCACTGCCTCCGGTTAGCATGGCTATTCGGCTAACATATGTGCTTCAAGACTGGCAGCAGTATTTctggccacagcagccaccaG ATATAGATGCTCTAGTTGGGGGAGAAGTTGGAGGCCTTGAGTTTGGGAAGTTACCATTTGGTGCCTGTGAGGATCCTATTAG tgagCTTCATTTAGCTACTACATGGCCTCACCTAACGGAAGGTATAATTGTTGACAATGATGTTTATTC gGACCTGGATCCTATTCAAGCACCTCAGTGGTCTGTGAGAGTCAGAAAAGCAGATAACCCTCAGTGTCTGTTGG GTGACTTCCTTACTGAATTCTTCAAGCTTTGCCGTCGGAAGGAGTCGACTGATGAGATACTTGGAAAGTCTGCGtttgaagaggaaggaaaag AGGTTGCTGATATTACCCATGCTTTGTCGAAGCTCACAGAGCCAGCACCAGTCCCGATCCATAAATTATCAGTCACAAATATGGTTCACagtgcaaagaagaaaattcgCAAGCACAGAGGTGTAGATGAATCACCTTTAAACAATGAAGTTCTGAATGCTATTCTTCTG ttCTTATTTCCTGATGCTGCTGACAAACTCGCAGATGGATTTGAAAGCAGAATGAGCTCTTCAGCAGGAAACAATCCTCCTCCAGAGAATGAAGATTAT AATCTCTTCAGTCAGTTTAAATCTGCTCCTTCTGATAGTCTGACATACAAACTAGCTTTATGTCTTTGTATGATAAACTTCTACCATGGAGGAGTAAAAGGAGTGGCACATCTTTGGCAAGAATTTGTGTTAGAAATGCGCTACAGATGGGAGAACAACTACCTGATTCCAGg ATTAGCTAATGGCCCTCCAGATCTGAGATGCTGTTTACTGCATCAGAAACTTCAG ATGTTAAATTGTTGcattgaaagaaagaaagcaagagatgaggggaaaagggggaacaCGTCTGATCGTTCACCTGGTGGTACTTCTGGTGATGCTGGAAAAGGAGCAGACCACTCTGGAGATAACCCtgacaaggaaaaagaagttggCAAGTCTTGGGAATCGTGGAGTGACAGTGAAGAGGAATTTTTTGAATGTCTAAGTGACACAGAAGATCTTAAAGGAAATGGGCAGGacaatggaaagaaaggaggagcaAAAGAAGGCAACAAAGAGGCTGTAAACTTAAAACCAGAAGGTCGTTTGCATCCGCACGGAAAGCTGATGCTGCTGCATCCAGGAGAGCCTCTCTACATTCCGATAACACAG GAACCAGCACCCATGACTGAAGATTTGCTGGAAGAACAGTCTGAGGTCCTGGCAAAACTAGGGACATCAGCAGAAGGTGCTCATCTTCGGGCACGCATGCAGAGCGCCTGCTTGCTCTCAGATATGGAGTCTTTTAAG GCGGCTAATCCTGGCTGTTGTCTGGAGGATTTTGTGAGGTGGTACTCCCCTCGGGATTACATCGAAGAGGAAGTGGTCGATGAAAAGGGGAATATAGTAATTAAGGGTGAGCTAAGTGCCCGAATGAAGATTCCCAGTAACATGTGGGTAGAGGCCTGGGAGACAGCAAAACCAGTCCCAGCCCGGAGGCAGAAGAGACTGTTTGATGACACtagagaagcagagaag GTGCTTCATTACCTGGCAGTTCAGAAGCCAGCTGACCTTGCAAGGCACCTCTTGCCTTGCATCATCCATGCAGCTGTACTCAAGGTAAAGGAAGAAG AAGCACTAGAAGATATATCCTCAGTTAAGAAGATTATTAAGCAGATAATATCCCATTCCAGCAAAGTTCTACGATTTGCTAATCCAGAGGACAAGAAGTTGGAA GAAATCATCACTCAGATTATGAGTGTGGAAGCTATCATTGCCAGGGCCAGGtctctgaaagcaaaatttggggtagagaaatgtgaaaatgaggaggagaaagaagatcTGCAAAG ATTTGTAAACTGTCTCCTGGAGCAGCCAGAAGTGTCAGTTATTGGTGCAGGAAGAGGACCTGCTGGTAGCATTATTCATAAGCTGTTCGTGAATGCTCAGAGG GCTTCTGCAGTGCCTCCACTTGACGAAGAATTGAGGAGGGCAGGTTCATCGGAGGAGCGAAGACTCAACGCGGGGGCTGTTTCAGATTTCCCGCCGCCCACGGGCCGCGAGGTGATTTTGCGTGCAACCGTCCCGCGCCCCGCTCCTTACTCCAAGCCATTGCCCCAGCGCATGTACAGTGTGCTGACAAAGGAGGATTTTCGACTTGCAGGTGCCTTTTCAGCAGATACAACGTTCTTCTGA
- the RAB3GAP1 gene encoding rab3 GTPase-activating protein catalytic subunit isoform X2, with product MAADSEPESEVFEITDFTTASEWERFISKIEEVLNDWKLIGISSGKPLEKGVYTTGTWEEKSDEISFADFRFSVTHHYLVQEPSDKDGKEELVEDALPLPMQDLLCMSNDFPPRAHCLVRWYGLREFVVIAPAANNDAVLSESKCNLLLSSISIALGNTGCQVPLFVQIHHKWRRMYVGECQGPGVRTDFEMVHLRKVPNQYIHLSGLLDVFKSKIGCPLTPLPPVSMAIRLTYVLQDWQQYFWPQQPPDIDALVGGEVGGLEFGKLPFGACEDPISELHLATTWPHLTEGIIVDNDVYSDLDPIQAPQWSVRVRKADNPQCLLGDFLTEFFKLCRRKESTDEILGKSAFEEEGKEVADITHALSKLTEPAPVPIHKLSVTNMVHSAKKKIRKHRGVDESPLNNEVLNAILLFLFPDAADKLADGFESRMSSSAGNNPPPENEDYNLFSQFKSAPSDSLTYKLALCLCMINFYHGGVKGVAHLWQEFVLEMRYRWENNYLIPGLANGPPDLRCCLLHQKLQMLNCCIERKKARDEGKRGNTSDRSPGGTSGDAGKGADHSGDNPDKEKEVGKSWESWSDSEEEFFECLSDTEDLKGNGQDNGKKGGAKEGNKEAVNLKPEGRLHPHGKLMLLHPGEPLYIPITQEPAPMTEDLLEEQSEVLAKLGTSAEGAHLRARMQSACLLSDMESFKAANPGCCLEDFVRWYSPRDYIEEEVVDEKGNIVIKGELSARMKIPSNMWVEAWETAKPVPARRQKRLFDDTREAEKVLHYLAVQKPADLARHLLPCIIHAAVLKKH from the exons ATGGCGGCCGACAGCGAA CCCGAGTCGGAGGTGTTCGAGATCACGGACTTCACCACCGCCTCCGAGTGGGAGAG GTTTATTTCAAAAATAGAAGAAGTATTGAATGACTGGAAACTTATTGGGATTTCTTCAGGCAAACCTCTAGAAAAG GGTGTATACACCACAGGAACATGGGAAGAGAAATCAGATGAAATTTCATTTGCCGACTTCAGATTCTCAGTTACCCATCATTACCTTGTACAAGAACCCAGTGACAAAGATGGGAAAGAAGAACTGGTAGAAG atgcCCTTCCTCTGCCTATGCAGGACTTGCTGTGCATGAGCAATGACTTTCCTCCTAGAGCTCACTGTCTGGTAAGATG GTATGGCTTACGTGAGTTTGTGGTTATTGCTCCGGCTGCAAATAACGACGCAGTTCTTAGTGAGTCCAAATGTAACCTTTTGCTGAGTTCCATTTCCATTGCATTAGGAAACACTGGCTG TCAGGTACCACTGTTTGTGCAAATACATCATAAATGGCGACGAATGTATGTTGGAGAATGTCAGGGTCCAGGAGTTCGAACTGACTTCGAAATGGTTCATCTTCGCAAAGTGCCAAATCAGTATATTCATTTATCTGGATTACTAGATGTCTTCAAATCCAAGATT GGATGCCCGTTAACACCACTGCCTCCGGTTAGCATGGCTATTCGGCTAACATATGTGCTTCAAGACTGGCAGCAGTATTTctggccacagcagccaccaG ATATAGATGCTCTAGTTGGGGGAGAAGTTGGAGGCCTTGAGTTTGGGAAGTTACCATTTGGTGCCTGTGAGGATCCTATTAG tgagCTTCATTTAGCTACTACATGGCCTCACCTAACGGAAGGTATAATTGTTGACAATGATGTTTATTC gGACCTGGATCCTATTCAAGCACCTCAGTGGTCTGTGAGAGTCAGAAAAGCAGATAACCCTCAGTGTCTGTTGG GTGACTTCCTTACTGAATTCTTCAAGCTTTGCCGTCGGAAGGAGTCGACTGATGAGATACTTGGAAAGTCTGCGtttgaagaggaaggaaaag AGGTTGCTGATATTACCCATGCTTTGTCGAAGCTCACAGAGCCAGCACCAGTCCCGATCCATAAATTATCAGTCACAAATATGGTTCACagtgcaaagaagaaaattcgCAAGCACAGAGGTGTAGATGAATCACCTTTAAACAATGAAGTTCTGAATGCTATTCTTCTG ttCTTATTTCCTGATGCTGCTGACAAACTCGCAGATGGATTTGAAAGCAGAATGAGCTCTTCAGCAGGAAACAATCCTCCTCCAGAGAATGAAGATTAT AATCTCTTCAGTCAGTTTAAATCTGCTCCTTCTGATAGTCTGACATACAAACTAGCTTTATGTCTTTGTATGATAAACTTCTACCATGGAGGAGTAAAAGGAGTGGCACATCTTTGGCAAGAATTTGTGTTAGAAATGCGCTACAGATGGGAGAACAACTACCTGATTCCAGg ATTAGCTAATGGCCCTCCAGATCTGAGATGCTGTTTACTGCATCAGAAACTTCAG ATGTTAAATTGTTGcattgaaagaaagaaagcaagagatgaggggaaaagggggaacaCGTCTGATCGTTCACCTGGTGGTACTTCTGGTGATGCTGGAAAAGGAGCAGACCACTCTGGAGATAACCCtgacaaggaaaaagaagttggCAAGTCTTGGGAATCGTGGAGTGACAGTGAAGAGGAATTTTTTGAATGTCTAAGTGACACAGAAGATCTTAAAGGAAATGGGCAGGacaatggaaagaaaggaggagcaAAAGAAGGCAACAAAGAGGCTGTAAACTTAAAACCAGAAGGTCGTTTGCATCCGCACGGAAAGCTGATGCTGCTGCATCCAGGAGAGCCTCTCTACATTCCGATAACACAG GAACCAGCACCCATGACTGAAGATTTGCTGGAAGAACAGTCTGAGGTCCTGGCAAAACTAGGGACATCAGCAGAAGGTGCTCATCTTCGGGCACGCATGCAGAGCGCCTGCTTGCTCTCAGATATGGAGTCTTTTAAG GCGGCTAATCCTGGCTGTTGTCTGGAGGATTTTGTGAGGTGGTACTCCCCTCGGGATTACATCGAAGAGGAAGTGGTCGATGAAAAGGGGAATATAGTAATTAAGGGTGAGCTAAGTGCCCGAATGAAGATTCCCAGTAACATGTGGGTAGAGGCCTGGGAGACAGCAAAACCAGTCCCAGCCCGGAGGCAGAAGAGACTGTTTGATGACACtagagaagcagagaag GTGCTTCATTACCTGGCAGTTCAGAAGCCAGCTGACCTTGCAAGGCACCTCTTGCCTTGCATCATCCATGCAGCTGTACTCAAG AAGCACTAG
- the MAP3K19 gene encoding mitogen-activated protein kinase kinase kinase 19, with the protein MSDNQPNKRRSKAGCGSVVALQSADRVMKEIHQSYKSLGGNSQIAATPRLWPDQQVACFPTENQLALQMRHHTSLPFFLKRENVGCGFDFSFLLQASCPESNISKTFMDLDAFQIIRAQIQQRLNITMLKARNKRSEFRLPPVTFQPVRTIHLTPLEDNIVNESTNIRSILNIMNSLTQPIKPVTIFYQYQLDNLLKRHTKKSSDLIVATISDKFTPVKDLYYFSMSNYYKYPSNKKEDIQSNLKWREADVATSTEKNEQTKHQFSVACNNVDLMTQASFYDDSQPCLSSSNAMINCGIFTAQTTFTVSSNRDALRAGNKEKRAENSCRTGLVEGNATEMTLDYRAHEDAESANFVLHNHDLDSSCKNEVIKVYHALEDNSVAAVIPRVEVQGPAGKQTENDVCHFESEMEKEAMSEATSKDRSKLVSVVHVTFSEQEPATEPHTAKQPAAKKCLIRSLSPHVTQSFNVLAREENDKSKIKMKRNKYSSKSKMSSKIKVSEDLIISDEISTKCNAKSQIFPSLELPKVESEASLKCQKKTPQADKYHFAQSAQKPKKQSSSCSCKNSVVLKKPVTPLSLPRTQTASDFVDLKYSDMFKKINSNDKGPGIYEMFGTPVYSHTRELGQRENSFYRDVCSAPSGRCTASTCRSTCSKRRESSQIRNTPKRTYSKPKKTTPGTKQKQKGFIPEDRSTELSDSNTEQGNGVTSDSDCQTSTSRSMTLFHEDTDQQLTFLEELSQSTKQNKFFSNSNLSTIKEVSLEQSSDSQDISKHQRADTCSQNLLQFSDKDYTECVALSSSLLTTDQNICVPQCGLDTDGCKGLELDQASFKSINICEALPFSDGLECQSPTKKLNHSWAYTLQNSGLANELTQPSGIQAKNVTGPSFQTSQNILSWPDNKNVTDELLCCLAEELLMLEDKDINSSRTKNTGSKMQNTHTKEEENIRNGDGAIVNSALEKSYSKAFLASNEESDLLNFEESAKLPGSSLTNKDTITWTRGEVLGKGAYGTVYCGLTSQGQLIAVKQVVLDTSDQLTTEKEYQKFHEEVDLLKTLKHVNIVTYLGTCLEDNILSIFMEFVPGGSISSIINRFGPLPEIVLCKYTKQILQGVAYLHDNCVVHRDIKGNNVMLMPNGIVKLIDFGCARRLAWVSLSGTHSEMLKSVHGTPYWMAPEVINESGYGRKSDIWSIGCTVFEMATGKPPLASMNRIAAMFYIGAHRGLMPSLPDRFSSTAVDFVHACLTRDQHERPSALQLLDHPFVKGRQ; encoded by the exons ATGTCTGACAACCAGCCAAataaaaggagaagcaaagcaG GTTGTGGAAGTGTTGTTGCTCTTCAGAGTGCAGATAGAGTAATGAAAGAAATCCATCAGTCATACAAATCTCTAGGAGGAAACAG CCAAATAGCAGCAACACCCAGACTGTGGCCAGATCAACAAGTGGCATGTTTTCCAACTGAAAATCAGTTAGCATTACAGATGAGACATCACACTTCTCTACCTTTCTTCCTGAAGAGAGAGAACGTAGGGTGTGGCTTTGACTTCAGCTTTCTGCTACAGGCCTCGTGCCCGGAATCcaacatttcaaaaacatttatgGATTTAGATGCTTTTCAGATAATAAGAGCACAAATACAACAAA ggCTAAATATAACAATGCTAAAAGCCAGGAACAAGAGATCTGAG TTTCGTTTGCCACCAGTGACATTTCAGCCTGTAAGAACAATTCACCTCACTCCTCTAGAGGATAATATTGTCAATGAAAGCACCAACATCAGAAGTATTTTGAACATTATGAACTCTCTTACTCAGCCTATAAAACCGGTGACTATATTTTATCAGTATCAGTTAGACAATCTATTAAAAAGGCACACCAAAAAGTCATCAGACCTGATTGTGGCTACTATTTCTGATAAGTTCACTCCAGTGAAAGACCTGTACTACTTCAGCATGAGTAACTATTATAAGTACCCTAGCAACAAGAAAGAAGACATTCAAAGCAATTTAAAGTGGAGGGAAGCTGATGTAGCCACCAGTACTGAAAAGAATGAGCAGACAAAGCATCAGTTTTCAGTGGCTTGTAATAACGTAGATCTTATGACCCAAGCCAGTTTCTATGATGATAGTCAGCCCTGCTTGAGCTCAAGTAATGCTATGATAAACTGTGGAATATTTACAGCTCAGACAACATTTACAGTGTCAAGCAACAGAGATGCCTTGAGAGCTGgcaataaggaaaaaagagcGGAGAATTCCTGTAGAACTGGTCTAGTAGAAGGAAATGCTACAGAGATGACACTGGATTATAGGGCACATGAAGATGCTGAGAGTGCAAACTTTGTGCTTCACAATCATGATTTAGATTCTTCCTGTAAAAACGAAGTGATAAAGGTCTACCATGCCTTAGAAGATAATTCTGTAGCTGCAGTAATTCCCAGAGTagaagtgcaaggtcctgctggaaaacagacagaaaatgaTGTTTGTCACTTTgaatctgaaatggaaaaagaagcGATGTCAGAAGCAACGTCAAAAGACCGAAGTAAGCTTGTATCTGTTGTTCATGTTACATTCTCTGAACAAGAACCAGCTACAGAACCACACACTGCTAAACAACCTGCTGCAAAAAAGTGTCTCATTCGTAGCCTGTCTCCTCATGTTACTCAGAGCTTCAATGTTCTTGCTCGCGAGGAAaatgacaaaagcaaaataaagatgaagagaaataaGTACTCATCAAAATCTAAAATGAGTAGCAAGATAAAAGTATCTGAAGACTTAATAATTTCTGATGAGATTTCCACAAAATGTAATGCCAAGAGTCAGATTTTTCCATCTTTGGAATTGCCAAAAGTGGAATCTGAGGCTTCCCTGAAGTGTCAGAAAAAGACCCCTCAAGCAGACAAATACCATTTTGCTCAGAGTGCTCAGAAACCTAAAAAGCAAAGTTCTTCCTGCAGTTGCAAAAATTCAGTTgtcttaaaaaaacctgttactCCACTTTCTCTACCACGTACACAGACTGCTTCAGATTTTGTGGATCTGAAATACAGTGACAtgttcaagaaaataaattcaaatgacAAAGGCCcaggtatttatgaaatgttTGGAACTCCTGTCTATTCCCACACACGTGAGCTTGGTCAGCGTGAGAACAGTTTTTATAGAGATGTTTGTTCTGCTCCATCTGGGAGATGTACTGCTAGCACCTGCAGATCTACCTGCAGTAAAAGGAGAGAGAGCAGCCAAATAAGAAATACGCCAAAGAGGACATATTCTAAGCCAAAGAAGACCACACCTGGCaccaaacaaaagcagaaaggttTCATTCCAGAGGACAGAAGTACTGAGTTGAGTGACAGCAATACAGAGCAAGGTAATGGAGTAACTTCTGATTCAGATTGTCAGACCAGCACTTCAAGGAGCATGACATTGTTTCATGAAGACACAGATCAGCAGCTTACATTTTTAGAAGAGCTTTCGCAATCAactaagcaaaataaatttttttcaaattcaaacTTATCAACTATTAAAGAAGTTTCTTTGGAGCAGTCTTCAGACAGTCAGGATATATCCAAGCATCAGAGAGCTGATACCTGTAGCCAGAATCTTCTTCAGTTCAGTGATAAAGACTACACAGAATGTGTTGCTCTAAGTAGCAGTCTGCTAACAACAGACCAGAACATTTGCGTACCCCAGTGTGGGTTGGATACGGATGGCTGCAAAGGCCTGGAATTGGACCAGGCCTCCTTCAAGTCCATAAATATATGTGAAGCATTGCCCTTTTCAGATGGACTGGAGTGTCAGTCCcctacaaaaaaattaaatcacagcTGGGCATACACGCTTCAGAACAGTGGTTTGGCAAACGAACTCACTCAGCCTTCAGGGATTCAGGCAAAAAATGTTACAGGCCCCAGCTTCCAGACAAGTCAAAACATTTTGTCCTGGCCAGATAATAAGAATGTGACTGATGAGTTGCTTTGTTGTCTGGCCGAAGAATTGCTAATGCTTGAAGACAAAGACATCAACTcttcaagaacaaaaaatacaggttctaaaatgcaaaatacacatactaaagaagaagaaaatataaggaATGGAGATGGAGCAATAGTAAATAGTGCTCTAGAGAAG AGTTACAGTAAAGCCTTTTTGGCATCAAATGAAGAAAGTGACCTGCTAAACTTTGAGGAATCTGCTAAGTTACCAGGAAGCAGTTTAACTAACAAAGACACTATTACATGGACAAGAGGTGAAGTCCTTGGAAAGGGAGCCTATGGCACG GTATACTGTGGTCTGACAAGCCAGGGACAATTAATAGCTGTAAAACAGGTTGTTTTGGACACGTCAGATCAACTCACTACAGAAAAGGAGTATCAGAAGTTTCATGAGGAAGTTGATCTTTTGAAGACATTGAAGCACGTAAATATTGTGACTTATTTAGGAACTTGTCTGGAAGACAACATTTTAAGCATTTTCATGGAGTTTGTTCCTGGTGGCTCCATTTCTAGTATTATTAATCGTTTTGGTCCATTGCCAGAAATTGTCCTTTGtaaatatacaaaacaaattCTACAAGGGGTTGCATATTTACATGACAATTGTGTGGTGCATAGAGATATCAAAGGCAATAATGTAATGCTGATGCCCAATGGTATAGTAAAGCTGATCGACTTTGGCTGTGCCAGGCGTTTAGCTTGGGTGAGCCTCAGTGGCACACACAGCGAGATGCTCAAGTCTGTGCATGGGACTCCATACTGGATGGCACCAGAAGTTATAAATGAATCTGGATATGGAAGAAAATCAGACATCTGGAGCATTGGCTGCACCGTATTTGAGATGGCAACAGGAAAACCGCCCCTGGCTTCCATGAATAGGATAGCAGCCATGTTCTATATTGGGGCCCACAGAGGACTGATGCCTTCCCTACCCGATCGATTCTCCAGCACTGCAGTGGATTTTGTGCATGCATGCTTAACCAG AGACCAACATGAACgcccttctgctctgcagttgCTGGACCATCCCTTTGTGAAAGGAAGACAGTGA